Within the Candidatus Neomarinimicrobiota bacterium genome, the region AAAAGTATTTCCATGAATATTCCGTTATTGTCCGCCGCCATGGATACAGTAACCGAGAGCGATATGGCCGTAGCTTTGGCCCGTGAAGGCGGGATTGGAATTATCCATAAAAATTTATCCATCGAAAATCAGGTGCTCATGGTAGATCGTGTAAAACGATCTGAGAGTGGTATGATTATGAATCCCGTAACTTTGTCAGCGGATAAAACAATTAAAGATGCAAAAACGGTTATGTCCAATTACCACATCAGTGGATTGCCCGTTGTGGATGGGGGGAAATTGATTGGCATAATCACCAACCGCGATATCCGTTTTGAGACCGATGACAAATTGTTCGTTCGTGATAGAATGACGGCAGAAAATTTGGTAACTGTTCCTCAAGGTACAACGTTGGATGAAGCAAAAGAAGTGCTCCAAGAACACCGCATTGAGAAACTCCTCGTAGTGGATGATAATGGGAACTTAGCAGGGTTGATCACGGTGAAGGACATCCAGAAAAAAGAAGATTTTCCTAACGCATGTAAAGATGATAAAGGTCGTCTCCGGGTTGGTGCAGCCTTAGGTGTAAGTGGTGATGCCATGGAAAGGGCCCAAGCTTTGGCCGATGCGGATGTAGATGTCATTGTCATCGATACCGCTCATGGTCATTCAGCCGGCGTATTGAATTCCATCAGAAATATTAAAAAGTCTGTGGGTGACCTTCAAGTGATTGCGGGAAATGTGGCCACAGGCGAGGGAACAAAAGCACTTATTGACGCAGGGGTAGATTGTGTAAAAGTTGGGATTGGTGCCGGGGCCAGTTGTACAACTAGAATTGTCGCCGGTGTTGGCATGCCTCAATTATCCGGTATTATGAATTGTGTAGATGAAGCGCGGAAACATGATATTCCTGTTATTGCCGATGGGGGAATTCGCTACAGTGGTGATCTGTCGAAGGCGATTGCCGCCGGCGCCGAAGTCGTAATGTTAGGGTCAATGTTAGCGGGCATGGATGAAAGTCCCGGAGAGTTTATTTTATTCGAAGGTCGTCAGTATAAATCCTATCGCGGCATGGGTTCATTAGGTGCCATGCAAGAGGGGAGTGGCGATCGTTATTTTCAAGAAGGGGCCGAGGCGACCAAATTAGTACCAGAAGGTATTGAAGGGATGGTGCCCTATCGTGGTTCTGTCCGCAATTCGATTCACCAACTTATGGGCGGATTGCGATCCTCTATGGGATATTGTGGCGCTAAAGATATCGAAGATTTTTATGGTAAAGCGGTATTCATTCAAACCACTTCTGCCGGTGTTAAGGAGAGTCATCCTCACGAGGTGAAGATCATGAAAGAATCACCGAACTACCAAGTGTCTGATTCTTAATAATCGGGGAGTTATCCCCAATTAAGTTTTTATGAGTAACTCCATTCATAAAACAGATTTAACTAAAAACAAAAACCCCCAGCATTTGCAGGGGGTTTTTTGATGAATGGTATATAATCTATTAAATACTTTAGGCTGATAAAGAATTCAAGTGTCGCGTAATCTGTGATTTACGACGAGCGGCAGTATTCTTCTTCAAATGACCTTTACTGACCATTTTGTCTATATTGCTGACGGCACTTTTATAAAGGCCTTCAGCTTTTGTGGCGTCAGTGGATTCCATTACATTTTTAATGGCTGTTTTTAATTCGGACATTTTTGCCACGTTGAATTCGTGTCGTTTTTTGTCCTGACGTTCGCGCTTAATTTGTTGTGGATGTCTATCCATTTAAATCCTCAAATAATGTTTAAAATTTCGGATGCGAAGTTATTCTTTTTTTATGCACTTTGCCAAAAGAAAAAATCAGGATAAAAATTAAAGATGTTGTATTGAACTGTGACATTCATCACAAACACAAAACTTGAAAGGTCTTAATTTTAGAGTTACCATTTATTCCTATATCTATAGTATTTTCAGGAATGAATAAAGCCGACCATCTACGCAAAGTCCCTATCTTTACTGATCTTAATGAAACTGATTTGACCAAAATTGGGGAAAAAATGATTTCCCGCGTTTATGAAAAAGGGCAGATGATTCTTTTAGAAGAAAGTTCTGGGGAAACATTTTTTATTCTTACAAAAGGTGCCGTTAAGGTTACGCGTCTCAGTGATGACGGTAGAGAAGTTATCCTCGCTATATTAAGTGAAAGTGACTTTTTTGGAGAAATGTCCCTTTTAGATGGGGAAGGTCGATCAGCCAATATTGTATCCAATGATCATTCAGAAGTTTTAACTCTTTCTCGTAGTGATTTTCTCGATTGTCTTGAGACCTTTCCAAAAATTGCCATCGCTCTTTTAGAAGAATTAGCAGTGCGATTACGGAAGAGTGACCAACAAATTGAAAGTCTTTCCCTCAGTGATTCAGAACAGCGGATTGGTATTACACTCATTCGTTTAGCAGAAGAACTAGGGACAATTAAACGAGGTCATGTGACTGTCCAAAATTTACCCTATCAACAGGATCTCGCAAATATGGCAGGTACGTCACGAGAAACAGTTTCCCGCACCTTAAAATTATTTGAGGATAAAGCCTTGGTCAAGCGGGAAAATCGTGACCTTAAGATCTATAATTTTGACGATTTTCGTCAAGCATTCTCTTAAACTAAACGACATCATAAATGGATTCTGATACGCTAGATCGAATTCGATCGAACGATCACCGAACCCTTTCGAGAGTTATCAGCCAAATTGAGAATAACGGCGATATACCTGATTCGTTTTTTCACAATCTTCACATTCATGCGAATGATACTTTAAGAATAGGTATTACCGGTCCGCCTGGCGCAGGAAAAAGCACCCTTACTGATCAGTTAATTCAACAAATTTTATCCGATGGAAAAAGTGTCGGCGTAGTAGCCATTGACCCCACAAGTCCATTTACTGGTGGTGCACTTTTGGGTGACCGCGTTCGTATGAATCATTATATTTGGAATAATGATGTTTTCATCCGCAGTATGGGCTCCCATGGTGAATTGGGTGGCTTGGCTCGCAAAGCCCAGGATGTTGGTGATGTGCTTGCCGCCAGTGGCAAGGATGTAGTCATTCTCGAAACAGTTGGTGTAGGGCAAGGGGAACACGATGTAGCCAAAGCGGTGGATTTAACTGTAGTTGTGTTGGTGCCGGAATCTGGCGATGAGATTCAACTCATGAAAGCTGGACTTATCGAAATCGCCGATGTGTTTGTAGTAAACAAATCCGATCGAGATGGGGCCGGCCGGTTGGCGCAATCATTGCAAAGCATTCTCCATACCTTTACTCAAAAAGGACATTTAGAACCACCAATATTCTCAACATCTGCCGATAGAAAATCAGGTATTTCAGAATTATACATTGGGTTAAAAGATTTTATTAAAGTGATGGAAGAAAAAGGTGTAATGGTCCAAAAACAGTTGGATAGACATCGGAAACGAGTGTTCAATTTGGTTCAAGATCGATTGCTCTTGAAATTTTGGACTCAGCAAAAATTGGCAAAATTGGAGGAATCTATTCTCAATTTGGAAATATCCAATGCATCTCCCCATGAAGTGGCAAATACATTGTTGAATGGCAATGACTGAAGAACATAATTCAATGCATTTTCTTGATCATTTAGAAGAACTTCGTTGGAGATTAGTCAAATCACTTGGTTCCGTTCTTTTGGGTGCTGTCATCACATTTTTCTTCATTGACCAATTGATCGCATTTCTTATTCGCCCTACCCAGGATTTAGCTTCTCCAATGGATTTGCAGGTACTTAAAGTGCAGGGTATGTTTATGATAAAGTGGGGTATTGCTATGATTGGTGGTATTGTTTTATCTATTCCAGTCTTGACCTACCAATTATGGAAATTTATTGCGCCGGGACTATATTTAAATGAAAAAAAATACGCCGCACCTTTAATTATTTTTACCTATATCTCATTTTTGATCGGACTCATTTTTGCTTACACGGTTATCATTCCCTTTTCTTTGGATTTCTTCACATCGGTTGGAATGAGCGGTATCCAGAATAATTTTTCTATTAATTATTATTTCAACTTTATTACTTGGCTTATGATAGGCAGTGGATTCATATTTGAATTACCGGTGCTGGTATTTATTTTATCGATTATCGGATTGTTAACACCGGCATTCATGAGTCATTACCGTCGCCACGCAAGTGTAGTCATTTTAGTCTTGAGCGCATTTATTACGCCACCGGATCCTGTGAGTTTGGTTCTTATGGCCATTCCGCTTATGCTTTTATACGAATTTAGTATTGGTGTGAGTTGGTTGGTAAATCGAAAGAAACAGGGGTAATTTGCATCTGTGAAACAAGACCTTAAATCACTGAAACATATTACTGATCCGATCTTTGAGGATATAAAGCTCTTCGAACAGGAATTTCGTAACGCACTTCGTTCTGAAGTACGTTTGATCAATTTGATCGGTAAATACATCCTAAGGCATAAGGGGAAGCATATTCGCCCTGTCCTGACGATTTTGGCCTCCCGTGTTTGCGGTCAGCCAACAGTCAACAGTTATCGTGCTGCCGCAATGATTGAATTACTCCACATTGCAACACTCATTCATGATGATGTGGTGGATGAAGCTGAAAAGCGCCGAGGATTTCCTTCAATCAAAGCAGTATGGAAAAACAAAATCGCTGTCCTTATGGGTGACTTTATGCTCAGTAAAGCACTCATCAATATGGTTGGATTGAGAGATTTTTCTGCCTTGCAGTTGATCGCCGATACAGCGGAAAAACTCAGTGCCGGTGAAATTCTCCAAATAGAAAAATCTCTGACTAAATCCATGACTGAAAAAGTCTATTATGACATGATCTACCAGAAGACAGCTTCACTGATTTCTACAAGCTGTGAATTGGGCGCCATTACATCAACGGGAAAAGATAAAGATCGAAAAGCTATGGTTACTTATGGAACAAAGTTGGGAATGGCTTTTCAGGTAAAAGACGATCTTTTTGATTTATTGGGCAATGAAAAGCAAACTGGGAAAGATATCGGCGCCGATATTAAAAGAAATATGGTAACACTGCCCTTGATTCATACTTATGAAAAACTCTCGAGGACGGAAACGCGACAAGTTAAAAAGATTTTATCATTGAAAAAGAAGACAACCGCAAATTTGAATGATCTCAAAGAGATTGTCAGTTCTGCCGGTGGTTTCAACTATGCTGAACAAAAAATAGAGGAATTCAATCACCAGGCACTGGATGCCATTTCACCTTACCCGGATTCACCGTATAAGCAATCCATGGTGGACCTGATTAGTTTTAACGCACAACGCACAGGCTGATTTAATGACCACTCCTCGGACCATTCTGGTCCTGCGTTTCAGTTCAATTGGAGATATTATCCAAACCACATCTGTGGTTGGTACTCTTAAAAAATATTTCCCCGAATCACAAATTGATTTTATAACCCTTTCTAAATTTGCATCCCTATTAGAGGGACATCCCCATATAAATAAAGTCCATGCCCTAGATATAGATGCGGGTTATACAAAACTCCGCCAAACCGGTTTTGAGATGGAAATGATGGGTTATGATTTGGCCATTGATCTCCATAATTCAACACGATCTCAGATTATTCGAAGAGGATTTGTTACAACCAAGAATGTGCATATAAAAAAACCACGATGGCGGCGCTTTAAATTATTTGCATTTCGTAAAAATGATTTCGCTGCGGATTTTACCGTACGCACGTGGCTTCACGAACCGATTGCTGACTTACTGCCAGGTGATTTTTCGATAGAGAATACACAGTTATTTGTTTCGGATGTGGAAAAGAACAGTGCGCGTGAATTGCTGCGAAAATCAAAAATGGATGGAAAATATTTCGTTATTACCCCGGGAGCCGCTTGGGCGCAGAAACGCTGGAGTGGGGAGAAATATGCAAAAGTGATAGACGATTGTGTAAATAAATATAACCTACATCCTGTGCTAATTGGTGGTGTGACCGATGACATTTGTGATTTGATTAAAAATAGTGCAGATTCCACTGTGATTGATGTTCATGGTAAAACAAATTTAAGAGAATCATTGGCAATCGTGAGTCAAGCAGAGTTTGTCCTAGGCAGTGACACAGGATTCCTCCATGCAGGTGAAGCATTAGGCATACCTGCAATAACGTTGCTGGGTCCCACTTCAAGGGAAACAGGTGCCGGTGTATTCCTCGAGGAATCTCAGGTTGTCCAAAATGAAGATATTTGGTGTCGTCCCTGTTCTCAAAACGGTAGTACACCATGTTATCGCAAAAAACAATATTGTATGACAAAGATTGAACCTGAACATGTATCATCCGCTGTATCAAAGGTGTTGGCAATATGATATATTGGAAGATTATTTATAATTTAATAATATTGCCTATCCTTCTCATTTTTGGATTAGTCGGATCTATATTTAATAAAAAAATACGAGATGGAATGATTGGCAGACTGCGGTCGTACCAAGAATTAAAATCCTTTATGGAAAATGTAGGAAAAGGGAGAACAATTTACTGGTTCCATGCTGCCTCTCATGGTGAATTTGAACAGGTAAAACCGGTCTTGGTCGGGTTAAAAGAGGTTGAACCGCATGCTTTGTCTATTGTGAGTTTCTTCTCACCATCCGGGTATAATAATGTCAATGATGAGCATATTGATTGTAAAATATATTTACCGATTGATTTACCTTGGGTAGTTAAAAAATGCCTTCGACTGGTTCAACCTAAAAAATTAATCTTAGCAGCTTACGATGTTTGGCCCAATATGATTTGGGCATCCAGATCATTAGGCATTCACTCCGCTTTATTTGCCGCGCGATTTTCAGAAAATACATCCAAGCTTTCTCCTGGAATTCGAAATTTTTATCGGAATGTTTATGGCTGTTTTTCTGCAATTTATACTATTACAGATCAAGATCATGAACGGCTGCAAAATATTTTATATCCAATTGGAAAGCCCATTGTTCGTGTATTAGGAAATCCGCGATATGACCAAGTAAAAAATAAGGCAGATAAATTTACCACAGAGCGGACAGAGTCGGTGCTTTTGCGACCGAAGCGACTTTTTGCAGGGAGTATTCATAGTGAAGATGAACAAATAATCTTAGAATCTATTGTTAGCTTATTGAGAGAAATTGATGACCTTTCTTTGGTTTGGGTACCCCATGAGCCCAGCGAAAGAATTGTTTCTGATGCTGAAACTTATTTTCAATCCAAGCATTTTACCACGGCAAGATTGGGTTATAAAAATCCGGATCAAATTAAGGAACGGGTAATCATTGTAGACTCTATTGGGAAGTTGTCTCAATTATATTGGTATGGGCAAATTGCCTATATCGGCGGTGGATTCTCGACGGGTGTTCATAATGTGATGGAACCGGCCATTGCTCGATTGCCAGTATTCTTTGGTCCCCGTTATAAGAATTTTAATGAAGCAGAAGAGTTGATTGCTGATGGGGGTGGTTTCTCCATAGACACGGGCACTGATCTCTATCTTGGCATTAAACAGCTCTTTGAAGATAGAAGTGCTTTTATTAAAGCGAGTTATTCCGCCACGGATGTAATTCACAGAAATTTGGGTTCAGCTACACGGATTGTGCGAAACCTAATCCATGATTGACCCTGTTTCTTTTAATTTGAATTTTCAAAAATTTGAAAATTCAAATCATTTTTCCTTTTCTCCCGGACTCCATGTGCTTTACGGTGAAAGCGGTTGTGGGAAATCTCAATTTATACGATTGTTGGCGGGGTATGAAACAAACTCGGAATCCAATTTTTCATTTAGTGATATTTCAATTCCTAAAACAATTCAGATCGTTTTTCAAAACCCTGAAAACCAAATTTTGGCCCATACTCTTGAATCTGAATTAGCATTTGGGCCTGAATGTTTATCTTTAATTCCCAATGATCTTCAGAATAAACTTGCAAATTTAAAATCTGAACTTCCTTTTGTAGATAATTGGGATCGTCATCCTTCATCTTTAAGTGGGGGCGAAATGGAAATGCTAAACCTTGTAACGGCGTTTAGCACCAACCCATTGTTAGTGCTGATTGATGATGGTTTATCCTTTTTGAATCAAGAATCAAAAGTAGAATGGGTAACGTGGATTCGTAACCAAATTCAAGATAAGAAAATAATTCTCTGGTTTACATCTGATCCAGAAGATTTAAGGCTC harbors:
- the guaB gene encoding IMP dehydrogenase — encoded protein: MKNRPPFIQALTFDDVLLVPQESHILPRDVNLQTRLTKSISMNIPLLSAAMDTVTESDMAVALAREGGIGIIHKNLSIENQVLMVDRVKRSESGMIMNPVTLSADKTIKDAKTVMSNYHISGLPVVDGGKLIGIITNRDIRFETDDKLFVRDRMTAENLVTVPQGTTLDEAKEVLQEHRIEKLLVVDDNGNLAGLITVKDIQKKEDFPNACKDDKGRLRVGAALGVSGDAMERAQALADADVDVIVIDTAHGHSAGVLNSIRNIKKSVGDLQVIAGNVATGEGTKALIDAGVDCVKVGIGAGASCTTRIVAGVGMPQLSGIMNCVDEARKHDIPVIADGGIRYSGDLSKAIAAGAEVVMLGSMLAGMDESPGEFILFEGRQYKSYRGMGSLGAMQEGSGDRYFQEGAEATKLVPEGIEGMVPYRGSVRNSIHQLMGGLRSSMGYCGAKDIEDFYGKAVFIQTTSAGVKESHPHEVKIMKESPNYQVSDS
- the rpsT gene encoding 30S ribosomal protein S20 — encoded protein: MDRHPQQIKRERQDKKRHEFNVAKMSELKTAIKNVMESTDATKAEGLYKSAVSNIDKMVSKGHLKKNTAARRKSQITRHLNSLSA
- a CDS encoding Crp/Fnr family transcriptional regulator, with the translated sequence MNKADHLRKVPIFTDLNETDLTKIGEKMISRVYEKGQMILLEESSGETFFILTKGAVKVTRLSDDGREVILAILSESDFFGEMSLLDGEGRSANIVSNDHSEVLTLSRSDFLDCLETFPKIAIALLEELAVRLRKSDQQIESLSLSDSEQRIGITLIRLAEELGTIKRGHVTVQNLPYQQDLANMAGTSRETVSRTLKLFEDKALVKRENRDLKIYNFDDFRQAFS
- the meaB gene encoding methylmalonyl Co-A mutase-associated GTPase MeaB, with the translated sequence MDSDTLDRIRSNDHRTLSRVISQIENNGDIPDSFFHNLHIHANDTLRIGITGPPGAGKSTLTDQLIQQILSDGKSVGVVAIDPTSPFTGGALLGDRVRMNHYIWNNDVFIRSMGSHGELGGLARKAQDVGDVLAASGKDVVILETVGVGQGEHDVAKAVDLTVVVLVPESGDEIQLMKAGLIEIADVFVVNKSDRDGAGRLAQSLQSILHTFTQKGHLEPPIFSTSADRKSGISELYIGLKDFIKVMEEKGVMVQKQLDRHRKRVFNLVQDRLLLKFWTQQKLAKLEESILNLEISNASPHEVANTLLNGND
- the tatC gene encoding twin-arginine translocase subunit TatC, with the translated sequence MAMTEEHNSMHFLDHLEELRWRLVKSLGSVLLGAVITFFFIDQLIAFLIRPTQDLASPMDLQVLKVQGMFMIKWGIAMIGGIVLSIPVLTYQLWKFIAPGLYLNEKKYAAPLIIFTYISFLIGLIFAYTVIIPFSLDFFTSVGMSGIQNNFSINYYFNFITWLMIGSGFIFELPVLVFILSIIGLLTPAFMSHYRRHASVVILVLSAFITPPDPVSLVLMAIPLMLLYEFSIGVSWLVNRKKQG
- a CDS encoding polyprenyl synthetase family protein, which translates into the protein MKQDLKSLKHITDPIFEDIKLFEQEFRNALRSEVRLINLIGKYILRHKGKHIRPVLTILASRVCGQPTVNSYRAAAMIELLHIATLIHDDVVDEAEKRRGFPSIKAVWKNKIAVLMGDFMLSKALINMVGLRDFSALQLIADTAEKLSAGEILQIEKSLTKSMTEKVYYDMIYQKTASLISTSCELGAITSTGKDKDRKAMVTYGTKLGMAFQVKDDLFDLLGNEKQTGKDIGADIKRNMVTLPLIHTYEKLSRTETRQVKKILSLKKKTTANLNDLKEIVSSAGGFNYAEQKIEEFNHQALDAISPYPDSPYKQSMVDLISFNAQRTG
- a CDS encoding glycosyltransferase family 9 protein is translated as MTTPRTILVLRFSSIGDIIQTTSVVGTLKKYFPESQIDFITLSKFASLLEGHPHINKVHALDIDAGYTKLRQTGFEMEMMGYDLAIDLHNSTRSQIIRRGFVTTKNVHIKKPRWRRFKLFAFRKNDFAADFTVRTWLHEPIADLLPGDFSIENTQLFVSDVEKNSARELLRKSKMDGKYFVITPGAAWAQKRWSGEKYAKVIDDCVNKYNLHPVLIGGVTDDICDLIKNSADSTVIDVHGKTNLRESLAIVSQAEFVLGSDTGFLHAGEALGIPAITLLGPTSRETGAGVFLEESQVVQNEDIWCRPCSQNGSTPCYRKKQYCMTKIEPEHVSSAVSKVLAI